The proteins below are encoded in one region of Gavia stellata isolate bGavSte3 unplaced genomic scaffold, bGavSte3.hap2 HAP2_SCAFFOLD_79, whole genome shotgun sequence:
- the LOC132320920 gene encoding LOW QUALITY PROTEIN: E3 ubiquitin-protein ligase ARIH1-like (The sequence of the model RefSeq protein was modified relative to this genomic sequence to represent the inferred CDS: substituted 1 base at 1 genomic stop codon) — protein sequence MTPSQNREAQQHTEHRLSNQAALFPSSPPRANLWRPGPGGGGGGPEQEEDYRNEVLTAEQILQHMVECIREVNEVIQKPATITRIPLSHFNWDKEKLMERYFDGNLEKLFAECHVINPSKKSRTCQMNTRSSAQDMPCQICYLNYPNSYFTGLECGHKFCMQCWSEYLTTKIMEEGMGQTISRPAHGCDILVDDNTVMRLITDSKVKLKYQHLITNSFVECNRLLKWCPAPDCHHVVKVQYPDAKPVRCKCGCQFCFNCGENWHDPVKCKWLKKWIKKCDDDSETSNWIAANTKECPKCHVTIEKDGGCNHMVCRNQNCKAEFCWVCLGPWEPHGSAWYNCNRYNEDDAKAARDAQERSRAALQRYLFYCNCYMNHMQSLRFEHKLYAQVKQKMEEMQQHNMSWIEVQFLKKAVDVLCQCRATLMYTYVFAFYLKKNNQSIIFENNQADLENATEVLSGXLERDISQDSLQDIKQKVQDKYRYCESRRRVLLQHVHEGYEKDLWEYIED from the coding sequence ATGACCCCGTCACAGAACAGGGAAGcgcagcagcacacagagcacCGCCTATCAAATCAAGCAGCGCTTTTCCCCTCGTCTCCTCCAAGGGCTAATTTGTGGAggccgggccccggcggcggcggcggcggccccgagCAGGAGGAGGATTATCGCAACGAGGTGCTGACGGCCGAGCAGATCCTGCAGCACATGGTGGAGTGCATCCGCGAGGTCAACGAGGTCATCCAGAAGCCAGCGACTATTACTCGAATACCGCTTAGCCATTTCAACTGGGATAAAGAGAAGCTGATGGAGAGGTACTTCGATGGCAACTTGGAGAAGCTCTTTGCAGAGTGTCATGTAATTAATCCAAGTAAAAAGTCTCGAACGTGCCAGATGAACACAAGGTCATCAGCCCAGGATATGCCTTGTCAGATCTGCTATCTGAACTACCCAAACTCGTACTTTACTGGCCTAGAGTGTGGACACAAGTTCTGTATGCAGTGCTGGAGTGAATATTTAACTACCAAAATAATGGAGGAAGGCATGGGACAGACCATTTCACGCCCTGCTCATGGCTGTGATATCTTAGTTGATGACAATACAGTTATGCGTCTGATCACAGATTCTAAGGTTAAATTAAAGTACCAGCATTTAATAACCAATAGTTTTGTAGAGTGTAATCGCCTGTTAAAATGGTGTCCTGCCCCAGATTGCCACCACGTTGTTAAAGTCCAATATCCTGATGCTAAACCTGTTCGCTGCAAATGTGGATGTCAGTTTTGCTTTAACTGCGGTGAAAACTGGCATGATCCTGTTAAATGCAAGTGGTTAAAGAAATGGATTAAGAAGTGTGATGATGACAGTGAAACTTCTAATTGGATTGCAGCAAACACAAAGGAATGCCCGAAATGCCACGTCACCATCGAGAAGGATGGGGGCTGTAACCACATGGTCTGTCGGAACCAGAACTGCAAAGCAGAGTTCTGCTGGGTGTGTCTGGGCCCCTGGGAGCCCCACGGATCTGCCTGGTACAACTGTAATCGCTACAATGAGGATGATGCAAAGGCAGCAAGGGATGCACAGGAGCGatccagagcagccctgcagaggtaCCTGTTCTACTGCAACTGCTATATGAACCACATGCAGAGCCTGCGCTTTGAGCACAAGCTCTATGCTCAGGTGAAGCAGAAAATGGAGGAGATGCAGCAGCACAACATGTCGTGGATCGAGGTGCAGTTCCTGAAGAAAGCAGTCGACGTCCTCTGCCAGTGTCGTGCCACACTCATGTACACTTACGTCTTTGCCTTCTACCTCAAAAAGAATAATCAGTCCATTATCTTTGAGAACAACCAAGCAGACTTAGAGAATGCTACAGAGGTGCTTTCTGGGTAGCTTGAGCGAGATATATCCCAAGATTCGCTGCAAGACATAAAGCAGAAAGTACAGGATAAGTACAGATACTGCGAGAGTCGACGAAGGGTTTTGTTGCAGCACGTGCACGAAGGCTACGAGAAGGACCTGTGGGAGTACATTGAGGACTGA
- the LOC132320921 gene encoding ubiquitin carboxyl-terminal hydrolase 42-like: protein MAPPERILFPPEKICMDWQQRQGAGAGLLNLGNTCFLNSVLQCLTYTAPLANYLLSREHSRSCRQAGFCMMCVMEAHVNKVLCSSVSAIQPSAVIRDHFQLGMQEDAHEFLRYTVDAMQRACLSGSSDLDISSQATTVVHQIFGGFLRSRVTCLSCKAVSDSYEAFLDIPLAIKAASSVTEALEDFVKPEQLDGESCFRCSKCDKMVAASKRFTVHCAPRVLTVCLKRFEDFTGGKISKIVEYPEYLDLRPYTSQTAGEPLLYALYAVLVHSGGSCNAGHYFCYIKASNGLWYEMNDTSVDGCGIDTVLRQQAYLLFYVRRSDLKIGEGASSSPAPPRARSSLSWWWAGSKQLASVGAQGLPHQTKDMPVGMEDSPANSSSSATAGASHLMWAGAREASAGWLWPFWPGRLSIASYVGFCLHRFSCACIRLVSRRKAACPVCCQPFDRALRTVREDRNKEEHGFSPSSRCQRHGARERARSRSPQ from the exons ATGGCTCCACCAGAAAGGATCCTCTTTCCCCCGGAGAAGATTTGCATGGACTGGCAGCAACGACAGGGAGCTGGAGCGGGACTCCTCAACCTGGGCAATACGTGCTTCCTCAACtctgtcctgcagtgcctgacgtacacagcccctctgGCCAACTACCTGCTCTCTCGTGAGCACAGCCGGTCGT GTCGTCAGGCAGGCTTCTGCATGATGTGCGTAATGGAAGCGCACGTTAACAAGGTCCTGTGTTCCTCAGTCAGTGCCATCCAGCCTAGCGCTGTCATCA GAGACCATTTCCAGCTTGGCATGCAGGAAGACGCCCACGAGTTCTTACGCTATACTGTCGATGCCATGCAGAGAGCTTGCCTGAGTGGCAGCAGCGA cttggacATCTCTTCTCAAGCAACTACCGTCGTCCATCAAATATTTGGGGGCTTTCTGAGATCCAGAG TCACgtgcttgagctgcaaagcGGTTTCCGATTCCTACGAGGCCTTCCTGGATATTCCTTTGGCTATAAAA gcAGCCTCATCTGTCACGGAAGCTCTGGAGGACTTTGTgaaacctgagcagctggatggcGAAAGCTGCTTTAGATGTAGCAA GTGTGACAAGATGGTTGCTGCCTCCAAGAGGTTTACAGTCCATTGTGCGCCCAGGGTTCTCACGGTGTGTCTGAAAAGGTTTGAAGATTTCACCGGCGGGAAGATCAGCAAG ATTGTGGAGTATCCCGAGTACTTGGATCTTCGGCCATACACATCTCAGACAGCTGGAGAACCGCTCCTCTATGCCTTATATGCTGTCCTGGTGCATAGCGGTGGCAGCTGTAATGCAGGACACTATTTCTGCTACATAAAG GCCAGCAATGGACTGTGGTATGAGATGAACGATACGTCTGTGGATGGTTGTGGCATCGACACGGTTCTCAGGCAGCAAGCCTATTTACTGTTTTATGTCAG gcgCTCTGATTTGAAAATTGGAGAAGGGGCTTCTTCCTCGCCGGCACCACCACGTGCCCGTTCCTCCCTCAGTTGGTGGTGGGCTGGCAGCAAGCAGCTGGCTTCTGTGGGAGCACAGGGTCTGCCTCATCAGACTAAG GACATGCCAGTGGGCATGGAGGACTCTCCAGCGAACAGCAGCTCCTCCGCAACAGCCGGTGCCAGCCACCTGATGTGGGCAGGTGCCCGGGAGGCATctgcaggctggctgtggcCCTTCTGGCCAGGCAGGCTCAGCATCGCCTCCTACGTGGGCTTCTGCTTGCATCGCTTCTCCTGCGCCTGTATAAGGCTGGTGTCCAGAAGGAAAGCTGCGTGCCCAGTCTGCTGTCAACCGTTTGACCGTGCGCTGCGCACCGTGCGAGAAGACCGCAACAAAGAGGAGCACGGTTTCAGCCCCTCTTCCCGCTGCCAGAGGCATGGTGCCAGGGAGAGGGCCCGCAGCAGATCCCCGCAGTGA